The Maniola hyperantus chromosome 19, iAphHyp1.2, whole genome shotgun sequence genome has a window encoding:
- the LOC138403691 gene encoding uncharacterized protein, producing MKKLMDFYNNIIIAYDYLNDAVKWQVGTLLFVLLQIFDRNNALVYGVSMIVIQVFPVLVPCVFADRIQKEVRLIKDFLACKLYENTLDKPSRSTARTLLALIETRNLSFSLFHMFDIDISLPFKFMALLLTYLIILLQFDKVISPKKSAKL from the exons ATGAAGAAGCTTATGgacttttacaataatattattattgcataCGACTATTTGAACGACGCTGTTaaatggcaggtaggtacgcTTTTGTTTGTTCTTTTACAAATCTTt gACAGAAATAATGCATTAGTTTACGGCGTTTCGATGATAGTAATACAGGTGTTCCCAGTTTTGGTCCCGTGCGTGTTTGCGGACCGCATACAGAAGGAAGTACGTCTCATCAAAGATTTCCTCGCTTGCAAACTCTACGAAAATACACTTG ACAAGCCGAGTCGAAGCACAGCACGTACATTGCTTGCTCTGATAGAGACGCGGAACCTATCTTTCTCTCTGTTCCACATGTTTGACATCGACATTTCACTGCCCTTTAAGTTCATGGCACTTTTACTTACATACCTGATCATCCTGCTGCAGTTCGATAAAGTAATCTCACCTAAAAAGTCAGCCAAGCTGTAA